Proteins encoded in a region of the Mycoplasmoides pirum ATCC 25960 genome:
- the nusA gene encoding transcription termination factor NusA, which produces MNSAVFQSQFLEAITELANTKKLSSDEVIDILSDSIKKAFMREDPEIVIDVQVDLKLGTLKINKVLKVIETETEDFDDINEIVLDEAKKTMPNVKVGDLFFKEVSLLNKNDISKQMVQYVLQLFKQRIAELTNKSIVSEWIDKVGTLIYAEVEKKDERNNAYIINLETTSGYLQRSETIRGENLQLGKKYWFVIKAVKEQSRGWPILLSRADERLLEYLMTSNIPELEDKTIEIKKIARAAGQKSKVAVISNKQGFDPIGAIVGFNGDKIKSISSQIGNELIDILIWSENYEQLVVNAIAPVKVVGINIVEDSEREKSMEVFVDDESLPNVIGRAGINVKLLAKLSGWNIDVKSISQAKEENIEIKPTTYVPESNSVTLNLFSNNRFNNSKDNRNNSRRQNYNSQRNTFKNSISNQSLEDLVSFSTKQNTSNDIVVDLESPVEEKTKKSKNKSKINLSQITELSPTNIENLSSINENQKNEKNDIAGVKPKTNDEIQNLIETVDFSKEPKRQIKEIKLPTEIKEKENSNSNKKKNKRTIIDDFSMLDSDSENTSTKDVILIDEDDEE; this is translated from the coding sequence ATGAATTCTGCTGTTTTTCAATCTCAATTTTTAGAAGCAATAACTGAATTAGCAAATACTAAAAAATTATCTTCAGATGAAGTAATTGATATATTGAGTGATTCAATTAAAAAAGCTTTTATGCGTGAAGATCCTGAAATTGTTATTGATGTTCAAGTTGATTTAAAATTAGGTACTCTTAAAATTAATAAAGTTTTAAAAGTAATTGAAACAGAAACTGAAGATTTTGATGATATTAACGAAATAGTTTTAGATGAAGCAAAAAAAACTATGCCGAATGTTAAAGTAGGTGATTTGTTTTTTAAAGAAGTATCTCTATTAAACAAAAATGATATTTCTAAACAAATGGTTCAATATGTTTTGCAACTTTTCAAACAAAGAATTGCTGAATTAACTAATAAATCAATTGTAAGTGAATGAATTGATAAAGTTGGAACTTTAATATATGCTGAAGTTGAAAAAAAAGATGAAAGAAACAATGCATATATCATTAATTTAGAAACAACTAGTGGTTATTTGCAAAGATCTGAAACTATTCGTGGTGAAAATTTACAATTAGGTAAAAAGTATTGATTTGTAATTAAAGCTGTAAAAGAACAATCAAGAGGTTGACCTATCCTTTTATCTCGTGCTGATGAGAGATTATTAGAATATTTGATGACTTCTAATATTCCAGAACTTGAAGATAAAACAATTGAAATTAAAAAAATAGCTCGTGCTGCAGGTCAAAAATCAAAAGTAGCTGTTATTTCAAATAAACAAGGATTTGATCCTATTGGTGCTATTGTTGGTTTCAATGGTGATAAGATTAAATCTATTTCTTCTCAAATAGGAAATGAATTAATAGATATTTTAATTTGAAGTGAAAATTATGAACAATTAGTAGTTAATGCTATAGCACCAGTTAAAGTAGTTGGCATTAATATTGTAGAAGACAGTGAGCGCGAAAAAAGTATGGAAGTTTTTGTTGATGATGAATCATTACCAAATGTTATTGGACGCGCTGGAATCAATGTTAAGTTATTAGCTAAACTTTCAGGTTGAAATATAGATGTTAAATCTATTAGTCAAGCAAAAGAAGAAAATATTGAAATTAAACCTACGACATATGTTCCTGAAAGTAATTCAGTAACATTAAATTTATTCTCCAATAATAGATTTAATAATTCAAAAGATAACCGCAACAATAGTAGAAGACAAAATTATAATAGCCAAAGAAATACATTTAAAAACTCTATTTCTAATCAATCACTAGAAGATTTAGTTTCATTTTCAACTAAACAAAATACTAGTAATGACATTGTAGTAGATTTAGAATCACCTGTAGAAGAAAAAACTAAAAAATCTAAAAATAAATCCAAGATTAATTTATCTCAAATTACTGAATTATCACCCACAAATATTGAAAATCTTTCATCTATAAATGAAAATCAAAAAAATGAAAAAAATGATATTGCTGGTGTTAAACCAAAAACAAATGATGAAATTCAAAATTTAATTGAAACAGTTGATTTTTCTAAAGAACCAAAACGACAAATTAAAGAAATTAAATTACCTACTGAAATTAAAGAAAAAGAAAATAGTAATTCAAATAAAAAGAAAAATAAACGAACAATTATTGATGATTTTTCAATGCTTGATTCAGATTCTGAAAACACAAGCACAAAAGATGTAATCTTGATTGATGAAGATGATGAAGAATAG
- the infB gene encoding translation initiation factor IF-2 codes for MKKNNYSKKYKNNKFDSRGRISINDQLKSVNVGIQNGVFVYTAPLTLEEFAKQINQSVSTIIKYFFVKGKIVNFSTLLSIEQIGELCLEFNLDFKIETEVTKENVLDKIKFDDDPSKLKPRPPIVTIMGHVDHGKTSLLDVIRKTNVVASEHGGITQHIGAYQASLNNRLITFIDTPGHEAFTDMRARGANLTDIVVLVVAADDGIKPQTEEAIDHAKNAKVPIIVFINKMDKPEANPDRVMQQLTKYDLIPESWGGNTIVVQGSAYTKDGILELLQSIILLADINEYKANFDSQAYGIVIEANLSQGLGPLASVIVKRGSLKVGDYITLGAAYGKVRTMQDEYGKDVEIATPSKPVKISGFDIVPEVGEKFVVLSSEQEVKSVAESYKQKIQRQKYQDLLKTEQISSSDLKNLDVILKTDAQGSLEAIKQAINGIDVDGAVVNIIRAATGSVSENDVKLAQASNAVILGFNISCTKIIKEMLDNAKISFRNYNIIYNMLSDIKSLLKGQLDPIYEDNEIGEAEVREIWKHSKVGTIAGCYVINGKIKRNANCRVVRDGSIIYRSKINSLKSFNDNVNEVLMDHECGLTIENFNDVKKNDLIQVYEVIKKEQD; via the coding sequence ATGAAAAAAAATAATTATTCAAAAAAATATAAAAATAACAAATTTGATTCTCGTGGCCGAATTTCTATTAATGATCAATTAAAGAGTGTAAACGTAGGAATTCAAAATGGTGTTTTTGTTTATACTGCACCTTTAACTTTAGAAGAATTTGCGAAACAAATTAATCAAAGTGTTTCGACAATTATTAAGTATTTTTTTGTTAAAGGTAAAATTGTCAATTTTAGTACTTTATTATCAATTGAACAAATTGGTGAATTATGTTTAGAATTTAATTTGGATTTTAAAATTGAAACTGAAGTCACAAAAGAAAATGTTTTAGATAAAATTAAATTTGATGATGATCCATCAAAATTAAAACCTAGACCCCCAATTGTAACAATTATGGGACATGTAGATCATGGAAAAACTAGTTTGTTAGATGTAATTAGAAAAACTAATGTTGTTGCTTCTGAGCATGGTGGTATTACTCAACATATTGGTGCATATCAAGCAAGTTTAAATAATAGATTAATTACTTTTATTGACACACCAGGTCATGAAGCATTTACAGATATGCGAGCTCGCGGTGCTAATTTAACAGATATTGTAGTTTTGGTAGTAGCTGCAGATGATGGTATCAAACCGCAAACTGAAGAAGCTATAGATCATGCTAAAAATGCTAAAGTTCCAATAATAGTTTTTATTAATAAAATGGATAAACCTGAAGCAAATCCAGATCGTGTTATGCAGCAATTAACAAAATATGATTTAATTCCAGAATCATGAGGCGGCAACACTATTGTTGTTCAAGGCTCAGCTTATACAAAAGATGGAATTTTAGAGTTATTACAAAGCATTATTTTATTAGCTGATATAAACGAATATAAAGCTAATTTTGATTCTCAAGCATATGGAATAGTAATTGAAGCTAATTTGTCTCAAGGTTTAGGTCCATTGGCATCTGTCATTGTAAAAAGAGGTAGCCTAAAAGTGGGTGATTATATAACTTTAGGAGCAGCTTATGGAAAAGTTAGAACAATGCAAGATGAATATGGAAAAGATGTTGAAATTGCTACACCATCAAAACCAGTCAAAATTTCAGGTTTTGATATTGTTCCTGAAGTTGGTGAAAAATTTGTTGTTCTTTCATCTGAGCAAGAAGTTAAATCTGTTGCTGAATCATATAAACAAAAAATTCAAAGACAAAAATATCAAGATTTGTTAAAAACTGAACAAATTTCTAGTAGTGATTTAAAAAATCTTGATGTTATTTTAAAAACTGATGCCCAAGGTTCTTTAGAAGCAATAAAACAAGCAATTAATGGTATTGATGTTGATGGAGCTGTTGTTAATATTATTCGTGCTGCTACAGGATCAGTTAGTGAAAATGATGTTAAATTAGCTCAAGCATCTAATGCTGTTATTTTAGGATTTAATATTTCATGTACAAAAATTATTAAAGAAATGTTAGATAATGCAAAAATTTCATTTAGAAATTACAACATTATTTATAATATGTTATCAGATATTAAATCTTTATTAAAAGGTCAATTAGATCCAATTTATGAAGATAATGAAATAGGTGAAGCGGAAGTAAGAGAAATTTGAAAACATAGCAAAGTAGGAACAATTGCTGGTTGCTATGTTATAAATGGTAAAATTAAAAGAAATGCAAATTGTAGAGTAGTTCGCGATGGATCAATTATTTATCGTTCGAAAATTAATTCTTTAAAAAGTTTTAATGATAATGTAAATGAAGTTTTAATGGATCATGAATGTGGATTGACTATTGAAAATTTTAATGATGTTAAAAAAAATGATTTAATTCAAGTTTATGAAGTAATTAAAAAAGAACAAGATTAA
- a CDS encoding MPN551 family DNA-binding protein: protein MPFIKEYNKDFYFKDNSLQLSENFFKENSSKFKKITGSRFYNVLGLNKYSSPVQTWATMVNIYKEEMDPMLSRAGNIIEPKIRDYASKHLKINFISYEPYKINWDAFPENSIFGGIPDGEPIDEQGNLLYPQKPMLEIKTSSIDRLSYKKINNQMQMLLNSNGFPIVKKANAKRDEWFNDDGKMDIKNEYKIQLSLYLYLRNIEKGIFAVCFLKPEDYVNPELCDINQREIRFVEMQVKREKISPFIEKGTAWYKSHILTGISPKLTALDLEWLKENNIEIKN, encoded by the coding sequence ATGCCATTTATTAAAGAATATAATAAAGATTTTTATTTTAAAGATAATTCTTTACAACTATCCGAAAATTTTTTTAAAGAAAATTCATCTAAATTTAAAAAAATTACCGGAAGTAGATTTTATAATGTTTTAGGTTTAAACAAATATAGTTCTCCTGTTCAAACTTGAGCAACAATGGTTAATATTTATAAAGAGGAAATGGATCCTATGTTATCAAGAGCTGGTAATATAATTGAACCTAAAATTAGAGATTATGCTAGTAAACATTTAAAGATCAATTTTATTTCATATGAGCCATATAAAATTAATTGAGATGCATTTCCTGAAAATTCGATATTTGGTGGTATTCCAGATGGTGAACCAATAGATGAACAAGGTAATTTGCTTTATCCACAAAAACCCATGCTTGAGATTAAGACTAGTTCTATAGATCGCTTGTCATATAAAAAAATTAACAATCAAATGCAAATGCTTTTAAATTCTAATGGATTTCCAATTGTTAAAAAAGCTAATGCAAAACGTGATGAATGATTTAATGATGATGGCAAAATGGATATTAAAAATGAATATAAAATTCAATTGTCATTATATTTATATTTGCGTAATATTGAAAAAGGTATTTTTGCTGTTTGCTTTTTAAAACCTGAAGATTATGTTAATCCAGAACTTTGTGATATTAATCAACGAGAAATTAGATTTGTTGAAATGCAAGTTAAAAGAGAAAAAATATCTCCATTTATCGAAAAAGGAACTGCATGATACAAAAGTCATATACTAACTGGAATAAGCCCAAAATTAACAGCCTTAGATTTAGAATGATTAAAAGAAAATAATATTGAAATTAAAAACTAG
- the thiI gene encoding tRNA uracil 4-sulfurtransferase ThiI produces MDNLHLEHILIVRYGELTLKRKNRANFVNFLHENVKIVLSNFSYESKIKFDHIEISNFSSKNLKDIVFLLKKIPGISVINIGYKISRDLDLLNECVLLSLDKNKTFKLECLRKDKSYSLNSIEIIKKVSTFVLKSNPDLKVDLHNPINKIHIEVNKSYFLVFVKKINGTKGLPVGSSGKVLVLLSGGIDSPVAAYNLMCRGMHVDFLTFITPPHTKEAALEKTKQLSKIITLNGLLCDSKLYVSNFTPIIKELNHIKPESYKITMLRRYFLKQANILVKTHKYDAIATGESLGQVASQTINSLKNISNATPNLLILRPLIGMDKMSIIDIAKKINTYETSILPYDDACSLFVPKNPTTSPKLEIIDKIEQQFNYIDILINKLTEKNLMIFSVKEFL; encoded by the coding sequence ATGGATAATTTGCATTTAGAACACATTTTAATTGTTAGATATGGAGAATTAACATTAAAAAGGAAAAATCGTGCCAATTTTGTTAATTTTTTGCACGAAAATGTCAAAATTGTTTTGTCCAATTTTTCATATGAATCAAAAATTAAATTTGATCATATAGAAATAAGTAATTTTTCTTCCAAAAACTTAAAAGATATAGTTTTTTTATTAAAAAAAATTCCAGGAATTAGTGTCATTAATATTGGATATAAAATTTCTAGAGATTTAGATTTATTAAATGAATGTGTCTTACTTAGTTTAGACAAAAATAAAACTTTTAAATTAGAGTGCTTACGAAAAGATAAGTCATATAGTTTAAATTCAATTGAAATTATTAAAAAAGTTTCAACTTTTGTTTTAAAAAGTAATCCAGATTTAAAAGTTGATTTACATAATCCAATTAATAAAATACATATAGAAGTTAATAAATCTTATTTTTTAGTTTTTGTCAAAAAAATTAATGGAACTAAAGGCCTACCAGTTGGTTCTAGTGGAAAAGTTTTGGTTTTATTATCTGGTGGTATTGATAGTCCTGTTGCTGCCTATAATTTAATGTGTCGAGGAATGCATGTGGATTTTTTAACATTTATAACTCCGCCTCACACAAAAGAAGCTGCCTTAGAAAAAACTAAACAATTATCTAAAATCATTACTTTAAATGGTTTATTGTGTGATTCAAAATTATATGTGTCTAATTTTACGCCAATTATTAAGGAATTAAATCATATAAAACCTGAAAGTTACAAAATAACAATGTTACGTCGTTATTTTTTAAAACAAGCAAATATTTTAGTAAAAACACATAAATATGATGCTATTGCCACTGGTGAGTCTTTAGGCCAAGTAGCTTCACAAACTATTAACAGTTTAAAAAACATATCAAATGCTACACCAAATTTATTAATTTTACGTCCTTTAATTGGAATGGACAAGATGAGTATTATTGATATAGCCAAAAAAATTAACACTTATGAAACATCTATTTTACCGTATGATGATGCTTGTTCATTATTTGTGCCAAAAAATCCTACTACATCTCCGAAATTGGAAATTATAGATAAAATTGAACAACAATTTAATTACATTGATATACTTATTAATAAACTAACTGAAAAGAATTTAATGATTTTTAGTGTAAAGGAGTTCTTATAA
- a CDS encoding RluA family pseudouridine synthase produces MLKKIIVSEKDGIQRIENYLLKCFPNLSRSQIFKFIRLKEIKVNQVKIKEGFKIKPNDVIEIWLPKNLNSDNKNNKFKFKEFDAKNLFQIIYEDNNILIIDKPVGIACQPANNNKKPSIQELLLNYLYKSNQWNDKQIFTPSICNRLDTNTTGIVLAAKNGLALQELNEIFKKRKIKKFYKCLVFGMLPFKEKTETAYLLKKTQNNIVQVFSKKINDDYLTIITKYTVLEEFKKQNFSLLDVQLITGRTHQIRSHFKYLGHPVVGDHKYGLKEYHEQNKKYKFQALHAYKIQFDYLDKIAFPCLNYLSQLIFYSKNSPWFLNNNKEQI; encoded by the coding sequence ATGTTAAAAAAAATTATTGTATCTGAAAAAGATGGAATACAAAGAATTGAAAATTATTTACTTAAATGTTTTCCTAATTTATCGCGTTCACAAATTTTTAAATTTATTAGATTAAAAGAAATAAAAGTTAATCAGGTAAAGATCAAAGAAGGTTTTAAAATTAAACCTAATGATGTTATTGAAATTTGATTACCTAAAAATTTAAATTCTGACAACAAAAATAACAAATTTAAATTTAAAGAATTTGACGCTAAAAATTTATTTCAAATTATTTATGAAGATAATAACATTTTAATTATTGATAAACCTGTAGGAATAGCTTGTCAACCTGCTAACAATAATAAAAAACCTTCTATTCAAGAGTTGTTATTAAATTATTTATATAAATCAAATCAATGAAATGATAAACAAATATTTACCCCTAGTATTTGTAATAGATTGGATACAAATACAACAGGAATAGTATTAGCAGCAAAAAATGGTTTGGCTTTGCAAGAATTAAATGAAATTTTTAAAAAAAGAAAAATTAAAAAATTTTATAAATGCTTAGTATTTGGTATGCTTCCATTTAAAGAAAAAACTGAAACAGCATATTTGTTAAAAAAAACTCAAAATAATATTGTTCAAGTTTTTTCAAAAAAAATTAATGATGATTATTTAACGATTATTACAAAATATACAGTTTTAGAAGAATTTAAAAAACAAAATTTTTCTCTTTTAGATGTTCAATTAATTACAGGAAGAACTCATCAAATTAGATCACATTTCAAGTATCTTGGACATCCTGTTGTTGGTGATCATAAATATGGATTAAAAGAATATCATGAACAAAACAAAAAATATAAATTTCAAGCACTGCATGCATATAAAATTCAATTTGATTATTTAGATAAAATTGCATTTCCTTGTTTAAACTATTTAAGTCAATTAATTTTTTATTCTAAAAACAGTCCTTGATTTTTAAATAACAATAAAGAACAAATATAA
- a CDS encoding GNAT family N-acetyltransferase — translation MFKEYYQVTEFISLRKIRFEYASQITESRKFNKNYLPFLTWIKTLKFTDEESLFYIEDKLKNWSANLEWTFEIFWEETLIGDFQIRKTTNWSEIEIGYWLDYRFRLKNIMSTIINFICSIAKSLNINWVIIVADPKNIASINLAIKLGFKETQYWIRKNDQKLGLLTFAKQI, via the coding sequence ATGTTTAAAGAATATTATCAAGTAACTGAATTTATTTCATTACGTAAAATTAGATTTGAATATGCTTCACAAATTACTGAAAGTAGAAAATTTAATAAAAATTATTTACCATTTTTAACTTGAATTAAAACACTAAAATTTACAGACGAAGAGTCATTATTTTATATTGAAGATAAATTAAAAAATTGATCTGCAAACTTAGAATGAACTTTTGAAATTTTTTGAGAAGAAACTTTAATAGGAGATTTCCAAATTAGAAAAACAACAAATTGAAGTGAAATTGAAATAGGTTATTGATTAGACTATAGATTTAGATTAAAAAATATTATGTCTACAATTATTAATTTTATATGCTCAATTGCAAAAAGTTTAAATATAAATTGAGTTATTATTGTTGCAGATCCAAAAAATATTGCTTCAATTAATTTAGCAATTAAATTGGGTTTTAAAGAAACTCAATATTGAATTAGAAAAAATGATCAAAAACTTGGATTATTAACATTCGCAAAACAAATTTAA
- a CDS encoding TrmH family RNA methyltransferase: MLKFHQINSFTNPIFKDLIIFVKQGVNKNFNDLFCVAGFKNNLVALQQNYEPNTIFVSTEIDIKTLNKIKSLTKKWKIRWIQLNKQLINRLNEIGNGNDFFVYYPKSHFSKQSFSLNNNSNYVLCDHIQNPENLGSIIRNGAAFNIDGLFIWESVNVYNPKVIRSSAGNIFNISLSIIENIEIFLNALKSKNIKLIGLQNILDAKPVNDLSNEEILGNVFVLGNEGHGIDKLLLKNLNASYKININSNVESLNVAATSAIIFYEINRKC, translated from the coding sequence ATGTTGAAATTTCATCAAATAAATTCATTTACAAATCCCATTTTTAAGGATTTAATTATTTTTGTTAAACAAGGAGTTAATAAAAATTTTAATGATTTGTTTTGTGTTGCTGGATTCAAAAATAATTTAGTTGCACTACAACAAAATTATGAACCTAATACAATTTTTGTTTCTACTGAAATAGATATAAAAACATTGAATAAAATAAAATCATTAACTAAAAAATGAAAAATTCGTTGAATTCAATTAAATAAACAATTGATTAATCGTTTGAATGAAATAGGAAATGGTAATGATTTTTTTGTTTATTATCCAAAATCTCATTTTTCAAAACAATCATTTTCTTTAAATAATAATTCAAATTATGTATTATGTGATCACATTCAAAATCCTGAAAATTTAGGATCTATTATTCGCAATGGCGCAGCATTTAATATTGATGGATTATTTATTTGAGAATCCGTCAATGTTTATAATCCTAAAGTTATTCGTTCTAGTGCAGGCAATATTTTTAATATATCTTTGTCAATTATTGAAAATATTGAAATTTTTTTAAATGCATTAAAATCTAAAAACATTAAATTGATTGGATTGCAAAATATTTTAGATGCAAAACCAGTTAATGATTTATCAAATGAAGAAATATTAGGAAATGTTTTTGTTTTAGGAAACGAAGGACACGGAATTGATAAGTTGTTACTAAAAAATTTAAATGCAAGTTATAAAATTAATATTAATAGTAATGTAGAATCATTAAATGTTGCAGCAACTAGTGCAATTATCTTTTATGAAATAAATAGAAAATGTTAA
- a CDS encoding YlxR family protein, whose protein sequence is MKNSVLSYRMCVVTKKHFLKKELIRIVLKPNKEQVLVDWNQSELGRGLYLQKNKEIIEKFFNKKIITKIFKINLSNANYEFLKNELSNIKI, encoded by the coding sequence ATGAAGAATAGTGTTTTAAGTTATAGAATGTGTGTTGTAACTAAAAAACATTTTCTAAAAAAAGAATTAATTAGAATTGTTTTAAAACCTAACAAAGAACAAGTTTTAGTAGATTGAAATCAAAGCGAATTAGGTCGAGGATTGTATTTGCAAAAAAATAAAGAAATTATTGAAAAATTTTTTAATAAAAAAATAATTACTAAAATTTTTAAAATAAATTTGAGCAATGCAAATTATGAATTTTTAAAAAATGAATTAAGTAATATCAAAATATAA
- the rbfA gene encoding 30S ribosome-binding factor RbfA has protein sequence MSNYKRERLENQIGTIISNTILTTIENPIVKQGVVTYVKLSADLGVAKIFLDCLDRKKINNVKNAFSLASGIFKTALSKQLKIRKVPHLIFEIDKSIDEAIKIDQILSEIKAKG, from the coding sequence ATGTCAAATTACAAACGAGAACGATTAGAAAATCAAATTGGTACAATAATAAGTAATACAATTCTTACAACCATTGAAAACCCAATTGTTAAACAAGGAGTTGTAACATATGTTAAACTTAGTGCTGATTTGGGTGTTGCAAAAATTTTTTTAGATTGTTTGGATCGTAAAAAAATAAATAATGTTAAAAATGCTTTTAGTTTAGCTTCTGGTATTTTTAAAACTGCTTTAAGCAAACAATTAAAAATTAGAAAGGTTCCCCATCTTATATTTGAAATTGATAAGTCTATTGACGAAGCAATAAAAATTGATCAAATATTATCTGAAATCAAAGCAAAAGGTTAA
- a CDS encoding DHH family phosphoesterase: MQDQELKIESHILNLVKEFQNFTLYVHERPDFDALGSAYAFKEFLKEYFPDKKAYVMGTYKLDSSFGANVFPFEKEEVDNEFLKSSLAIVFDTANSDRVLTGKHVEAKKIIRFDHHPKIEDIGDIDWVDPTFSSTAEMVGTFLKLLNYKLTPIMAKYIYSGILTDTGRFLYLSSSPNTFRITADLLQTGFNRSEIHDIVYNKSISEHKYYFYTLNHAKVTPNGLAYVLLPKNSHKRFGISYPMTMVHALNNIKNVYIWIALYYDNESGKWKGSIRSRDIPINHFASMFNGGGHKFASGFSLDNKKDFKKIINLLDSYLKSLKNSK, from the coding sequence ATGCAAGATCAAGAACTTAAAATTGAAAGTCATATTTTAAATTTGGTAAAAGAATTTCAAAATTTTACTTTATATGTTCATGAACGACCTGATTTTGATGCTCTAGGTTCAGCATATGCTTTCAAAGAATTTTTAAAAGAATATTTTCCTGATAAAAAAGCTTATGTAATGGGAACATATAAATTAGATAGTTCATTTGGTGCAAATGTTTTTCCATTTGAAAAAGAAGAAGTTGATAATGAATTTTTAAAATCATCTTTAGCTATTGTTTTTGATACTGCTAATTCAGATCGTGTTTTAACAGGGAAACATGTTGAAGCAAAAAAAATTATTCGTTTTGATCATCATCCAAAAATTGAAGATATTGGTGATATTGATTGAGTTGATCCAACTTTTTCATCAACAGCAGAAATGGTTGGAACTTTTTTAAAATTATTAAATTACAAATTAACACCTATTATGGCTAAATATATATATTCTGGAATTCTTACAGATACTGGAAGATTTTTGTATTTGTCATCAAGTCCAAATACGTTTAGAATAACAGCTGATTTATTACAAACCGGATTTAATCGTTCAGAAATTCATGATATTGTATACAACAAATCAATTTCAGAACATAAATATTATTTTTATACATTAAACCATGCAAAAGTAACCCCCAATGGATTAGCATATGTTTTGCTACCTAAAAATTCCCACAAACGTTTTGGCATAAGTTATCCAATGACAATGGTTCATGCATTAAATAATATAAAGAATGTTTATATTTGAATAGCACTTTATTATGATAATGAATCCGGAAAATGAAAAGGTTCAATAAGAAGTAGAGATATTCCTATTAATCATTTTGCTTCAATGTTTAATGGTGGTGGACATAAATTTGCTTCAGGGTTTAGTTTAGATAACAAAAAGGATTTTAAAAAAATTATCAATTTGTTAGATAGTTATCTAAAATCATTAAAAAATTCAAAATAA